One stretch of Pseudomonas sp. NC02 DNA includes these proteins:
- the folD gene encoding bifunctional methylenetetrahydrofolate dehydrogenase/methenyltetrahydrofolate cyclohydrolase FolD → MTAQLIDGKSIAASLRQQIAKRVAERSQQGLRTPGLAVILVGSDPASQVYVSHKRKDCEEVGFISKAYDLAEDTTQQALTDLIDSLNDDPAIDGILLQLPLPEHLDASKLLERIRPDKDVDGFHPYNVGRLAQRIPLLRPCTPKGIMTLLESTGVDLYGLDAVVVGASNIVGRPMAMELLLAGCTVTVTHRFTKDLAGHVGRADLVVVAAGKPGLVKGEWIKEGAIVIDVGINRQDDGKLVGDVVYETALPRAGWITPVPGGVGPMTRACLLENTLYAAETLHV, encoded by the coding sequence ATGACTGCACAACTTATCGACGGCAAATCAATCGCCGCCAGCCTGCGCCAGCAGATCGCCAAACGAGTCGCCGAGCGCAGCCAACAAGGCCTGCGCACGCCGGGCCTCGCGGTGATCCTGGTCGGCAGCGATCCTGCCTCTCAGGTTTATGTCTCGCACAAGCGTAAAGACTGTGAAGAGGTCGGCTTTATTTCCAAAGCCTACGACTTGGCTGAAGACACCACCCAACAGGCCCTCACCGACCTGATCGACAGCCTGAACGACGATCCGGCCATCGACGGCATCCTGCTGCAACTGCCATTGCCCGAGCATCTGGACGCGTCGAAATTGCTCGAACGCATCCGCCCGGACAAGGACGTCGACGGTTTCCACCCTTATAACGTCGGCCGCCTGGCCCAGCGTATCCCGCTGCTGCGCCCGTGCACCCCGAAGGGCATCATGACCCTGCTGGAAAGCACCGGCGTCGATCTGTATGGCCTGGATGCCGTCGTCGTCGGCGCCTCGAACATCGTCGGTCGCCCGATGGCCATGGAACTGCTGCTGGCCGGCTGCACCGTGACCGTGACCCACCGCTTCACCAAGGACCTGGCCGGCCACGTTGGCCGCGCCGACCTGGTGGTCGTCGCCGCCGGCAAGCCGGGCCTAGTCAAGGGTGAGTGGATCAAGGAAGGCGCCATCGTCATCGACGTGGGCATCAACCGCCAGGACGATGGCAAGCTCGTGGGCGACGTGGTGTACGAAACCGCCCTGCCCCGTGCCGGCTGGATCACCCCGGTACCCGGTGGTGTCGGCCCGATGACCCGTGCCTGCCTGCTGGAAAACACCCTGTACGCCGCCGAAACCCTGCACGTCTAA
- the pbpG gene encoding D-alanyl-D-alanine endopeptidase translates to MKIHLSIVSLFFALTGTFASASETTTTPRDMSTLHIASGSAMVVDLQTNKVIYASNPDVIVPIASVSKLMTGLIVLEAKQNMDEYIDINIKDTPEMKGVFSRVKIGSEMPRKEMLLIALMSSENRAAASLAHHYPGGYPAFIAAMNAKAKALGMTSTHYVEPTGLSIHNVSTARDLSKLLAAARKYPMLSQLSTTKEKTVSFRKPNYTLGFSNTDHLINRANWDIKLTKTGFTNQAGHCLVLVTSMGNRPVSLVILDAFGKFTHFADAGRIRSWVETGKSGSVPDVALRYKADKNLKNRPRANVQVTESR, encoded by the coding sequence GTGAAAATTCATCTTTCCATTGTCAGCCTATTTTTTGCATTGACAGGCACCTTCGCGAGCGCAAGCGAAACCACCACCACTCCCCGCGACATGTCCACCCTGCACATCGCCTCCGGCAGTGCGATGGTGGTAGACCTGCAGACCAACAAAGTCATCTATGCCAGCAACCCGGATGTCATCGTGCCGATCGCCTCGGTGAGCAAACTGATGACCGGCCTGATCGTGCTGGAAGCCAAGCAGAACATGGATGAATACATCGACATCAACATCAAGGACACGCCAGAGATGAAAGGCGTGTTCTCCCGGGTCAAGATCGGCAGCGAGATGCCGCGCAAGGAGATGTTGCTGATTGCCCTGATGTCTTCGGAAAACCGCGCCGCCGCCAGCCTTGCCCACCACTATCCGGGCGGCTACCCGGCCTTCATCGCAGCGATGAACGCCAAGGCCAAGGCACTGGGCATGACCAGTACCCATTACGTGGAACCAACCGGCCTGTCGATCCATAACGTGTCCACCGCCCGCGACCTGAGCAAGCTGCTGGCCGCCGCACGCAAGTACCCGATGCTCAGCCAGTTGAGCACCACCAAGGAAAAGACCGTCTCGTTCCGCAAACCCAACTACACCCTGGGTTTCTCCAACACTGACCACCTGATCAACCGCGCCAACTGGGACATCAAGCTGACCAAGACCGGCTTTACCAACCAGGCCGGCCATTGCCTGGTGCTGGTGACCAGCATGGGTAATCGCCCGGTGTCGCTGGTGATCCTCGATGCCTTCGGCAAATTCACCCACTTTGCCGATGCCGGGCGCATCCGCAGCTGGGTCGAAACCGGCAAGAGCGGCTCGGTGCCAGACGTCGCATTGCGCTACAAGGCTGACAAGAACCTGAAGAACCGCCCACGGGCGAATGTTCAGGTCACCGAGTCCCGCTGA
- a CDS encoding peptidase C39 family protein, translating to MGLAACSSHPKPTSIPGLPESVELKGVPAFRGETYLGGPAALASMLSQQGIVITPGLLDKPLHLPGAEADLERNMQVLAREYGMLVYPLEDQLPALLAQVAAGYPVMARITQGSTFWAGPRYVVVVGYNKQKSMVLLRTGLARRMPMDFSAFESAWKDGGKWAVLIQRPTQLPVKVDAQRWQQAASATAQAGQEQAAAQAVKALASQAK from the coding sequence ATGGGGCTGGCGGCCTGTTCCTCGCATCCAAAACCCACGAGCATCCCGGGGCTGCCGGAGAGTGTCGAGCTCAAGGGCGTGCCGGCGTTTCGTGGTGAGACTTACCTCGGTGGCCCAGCCGCTCTGGCCAGCATGCTGTCTCAACAAGGCATTGTGATTACACCGGGGCTATTGGATAAGCCACTGCATTTGCCGGGCGCTGAAGCGGACCTTGAGCGCAACATGCAGGTGCTGGCCCGTGAATACGGGATGTTGGTGTACCCGCTGGAAGATCAGTTGCCGGCGCTGCTGGCACAGGTCGCGGCCGGGTACCCGGTGATGGCGCGTATCACCCAGGGCTCAACCTTCTGGGCCGGTCCGCGGTATGTCGTGGTGGTGGGTTACAACAAGCAGAAGAGCATGGTGTTGCTGCGTACAGGGTTGGCGCGACGCATGCCGATGGATTTCAGTGCGTTTGAGTCGGCGTGGAAAGACGGCGGCAAGTGGGCGGTACTGATTCAGCGGCCCACCCAGTTGCCGGTCAAGGTCGACGCCCAGCGCTGGCAGCAGGCTGCCAGCGCCACAGCCCAGGCGGGTCAGGAACAGGCGGCGGCCCAAGCAGTCAAGGCACTGGCCAGTCAGGCCAAATAA
- a CDS encoding efflux RND transporter permease subunit produces MLGLVKTALLKPYTFIVLAIFICIIGPMAALRTPTDVFPDIGIPVVAVVWQYNGLSPDAMAGRVIYTYERSLSTTVNDIEHIESQSLPGMGIVKIFFQPGVDIRTANAQVTAVSQTVLKQMPPGITPPLILNYSASTVPILQMAFSSPSLSEAKIRDLVQNNIRLPLSALPGLAMPTPMGGKQRQITLDLDPQALAAKGLSAQDVGNALALQNQIIPVGTAKLGPNEYTILLNNSPKAIDELNDLPIKTVDGAIITIGQVAHVRDGSPPQTNIVRVDGHRAVLMPALKNGSISTLSIIDGIRQMLPRINETLPPSLKTSLLGDASVFVKQSVGSVAQEGIIAALLTSAMILLFLGSWRSTIIIAASIPLAVLSAIALLAATGQTLNVMTLGGLALAVGILVDDATVTIENINWHLEQGKAVKDAILDGAKQIVGPAFVSLLCICIVFVPMFMLQGIAGYLFRPMALAVIFAMASSFILSRTLVPTLAMFLLKPHVPEQGEGHHPEDEFINHHEGDQHKPQRNAVLQSVLNFQQGFERHFSNVRDVYHGLLTLALGARKRFIIGFLACILASFLLLPSLGQDFFPATDAGAMALHVRLPLGTRIEESAAAFDRIEARIREIVPADELDTIVDNIGIPLSGIDMAYSSSGTIGPQDGDIQVTLKKDHAPTADYVKKLREALPESFPGSQFAFLPADISSQILNFGSPAPLDVKISGRSDEENRAYAIELERRLKHIPGIADLRIQQSTGYPSLQVNVDRMRANGLGITERDVTNSMVASLAGSSQTAPTFWLNPANGVSYSIVAATPQYRLDSLPSLEALPVTGADGQSQILGGVATISRVQSPAVVTHYNIEPTLDLYANVQGRDLGGVASDVQKVLNDMAPMRPKGATISLHGQIDALHEAFNGLSFGLLGAVVLIYLLIVVNFQSWTDPFVIITALPAALAGIVWMLFLSGTSLSVPALTGAILCMGVATANSILVVSFCRERLAEHGDALKAALEAGYTRFRPVCMTALAMIIGMLPLALSEEQNAPLGRAVIGGLILATTATLLFVPVVFSLVHGRHPTRAAAGETSHVV; encoded by the coding sequence ATGCTCGGGCTGGTAAAGACCGCACTGCTCAAGCCCTACACGTTTATCGTGCTGGCAATTTTCATCTGCATCATCGGGCCCATGGCGGCCTTGCGTACCCCCACTGACGTATTTCCCGATATTGGCATCCCCGTCGTTGCGGTGGTTTGGCAGTACAACGGCCTGTCTCCGGACGCCATGGCCGGTCGCGTGATCTACACCTACGAACGCTCCCTGAGTACCACCGTCAACGACATCGAGCACATTGAATCGCAGTCGTTACCCGGCATGGGCATCGTGAAGATTTTCTTCCAGCCCGGCGTGGATATCCGCACCGCCAACGCCCAGGTAACAGCGGTGTCACAAACCGTGCTCAAGCAGATGCCACCGGGCATTACGCCGCCGCTGATCCTCAACTACAGCGCCTCTACGGTGCCGATTCTGCAGATGGCGTTCTCCAGCCCCAGCTTGTCGGAAGCGAAGATCCGCGACCTGGTGCAGAACAACATCCGCTTGCCCCTGAGCGCCCTGCCCGGCCTGGCCATGCCCACGCCAATGGGCGGCAAGCAACGCCAGATCACCCTCGACCTCGACCCGCAGGCGCTGGCCGCCAAAGGCCTCTCGGCGCAGGACGTAGGCAACGCCCTGGCCCTGCAGAACCAGATTATCCCGGTGGGTACCGCCAAACTCGGCCCCAACGAATACACGATTTTGCTCAACAACAGCCCGAAGGCGATTGATGAGCTCAACGACTTGCCGATCAAGACAGTCGACGGTGCGATCATCACCATCGGCCAGGTGGCCCACGTGCGTGACGGCTCGCCGCCGCAGACCAACATCGTGCGCGTCGACGGCCACCGTGCGGTGCTGATGCCGGCCCTGAAAAACGGCAGCATCTCCACCCTGTCGATCATCGACGGCATCCGCCAGATGCTGCCGCGCATCAATGAAACCCTGCCGCCGTCGCTGAAGACCTCGCTGCTCGGCGACGCCTCGGTGTTCGTCAAACAGTCGGTGGGCAGCGTGGCCCAGGAAGGCATCATCGCCGCCTTGCTGACCAGTGCGATGATCCTGCTGTTCCTCGGCAGCTGGCGCTCGACCATCATCATCGCCGCGTCGATTCCCCTCGCGGTGCTGTCGGCCATCGCCCTGCTGGCGGCCACCGGGCAAACCCTCAACGTCATGACCCTCGGCGGGCTGGCGTTGGCGGTAGGGATCCTGGTGGACGACGCCACAGTGACCATCGAGAACATCAACTGGCACCTGGAACAAGGCAAGGCGGTGAAGGACGCGATCCTCGACGGCGCCAAGCAAATCGTCGGCCCGGCGTTCGTGTCCCTGCTGTGTATCTGCATCGTGTTTGTGCCGATGTTCATGCTGCAAGGCATCGCCGGCTACCTGTTCCGCCCGATGGCATTGGCGGTGATTTTCGCCATGGCCAGCTCGTTCATTCTGTCGCGAACCCTGGTGCCGACCCTGGCGATGTTCCTGCTCAAGCCGCACGTGCCGGAGCAAGGTGAAGGTCATCACCCGGAAGATGAGTTCATCAACCATCACGAGGGCGACCAGCACAAACCGCAGCGCAACGCGGTGCTGCAATCGGTGCTGAATTTCCAGCAGGGTTTTGAGCGTCACTTCTCCAACGTGCGGGACGTTTATCACGGCCTGCTGACCCTGGCCCTCGGCGCCCGCAAGCGCTTCATCATCGGCTTCCTGGCGTGCATCCTCGCCTCGTTCCTGTTGCTGCCAAGCCTGGGCCAGGACTTCTTCCCTGCCACCGACGCCGGTGCCATGGCCCTGCACGTGCGCTTGCCGCTGGGCACACGCATCGAAGAAAGCGCCGCAGCATTTGACCGGATCGAAGCGCGGATTCGCGAGATCGTTCCCGCAGATGAACTGGACACCATCGTCGACAACATCGGCATCCCGCTGAGCGGCATCGACATGGCCTACAGCAGCAGTGGCACCATCGGCCCACAGGACGGCGATATCCAGGTCACCCTGAAAAAGGACCATGCGCCCACCGCCGACTACGTGAAAAAACTGCGTGAAGCGTTGCCCGAAAGCTTCCCCGGCAGCCAGTTCGCATTCCTCCCGGCAGACATCAGCAGCCAGATCCTCAACTTCGGTTCGCCGGCCCCGCTGGACGTGAAAATCTCCGGGCGCAGCGATGAAGAAAACCGCGCCTACGCCATCGAACTGGAACGTCGCCTGAAACACATACCGGGCATTGCCGACCTGCGAATCCAGCAGTCCACCGGCTACCCGTCACTGCAAGTCAACGTGGACCGCATGCGTGCCAACGGCCTGGGCATCACCGAGCGTGACGTAACCAACAGCATGGTTGCGTCCCTGGCCGGCAGCTCGCAAACCGCACCAACGTTCTGGCTCAACCCGGCCAACGGCGTGTCGTATTCGATCGTGGCAGCCACCCCGCAATACCGCCTCGACAGCCTGCCGTCCCTGGAAGCGTTGCCGGTAACCGGTGCCGATGGTCAGTCGCAGATCCTCGGCGGCGTGGCGACCATCTCGCGGGTACAAAGCCCGGCGGTGGTGACCCACTACAACATCGAGCCGACCCTGGACCTGTACGCCAACGTGCAAGGCCGCGACCTCGGCGGCGTCGCCAGCGATGTGCAAAAAGTGCTGAACGACATGGCCCCGATGCGCCCCAAAGGCGCGACCATCAGCCTGCACGGGCAGATCGATGCGCTGCATGAAGCGTTCAACGGCTTGAGCTTCGGCCTGCTCGGTGCGGTGGTGCTGATCTACCTGCTGATCGTGGTCAACTTCCAGTCCTGGACCGACCCGTTCGTGATCATCACCGCACTGCCGGCAGCGCTGGCGGGGATCGTGTGGATGCTGTTCCTCAGCGGCACGTCATTGTCGGTGCCCGCACTCACGGGGGCCATCCTCTGTATGGGCGTGGCCACCGCCAACTCGATCCTGGTGGTGAGCTTCTGCCGAGAGCGCCTGGCCGAACATGGCGATGCACTCAAGGCCGCACTGGAAGCCGGCTACACCCGTTTCCGCCCGGTCTGCATGACCGCCCTGGCGATGATCATCGGCATGTTGCCGCTGGCCTTGTCCGAAGAACAAAACGCGCCGCTGGGACGTGCCGTGATCGGCGGCCTGATCCTCGCCACCACTGCCACTTTGCTGTTTGTACCCGTGGTCTTCAGCCTGGTCCACGGTCGTCACCCTACTCGCGCTGCTGCTGGAGAAACTTCACATGTCGTCTGA